The nucleotide window GCGGCCAGTCGAACACTTGGTGCGCTCGACCGCGGCGGTGTCTGCAGGCGACCTGAGCCATCGGGCCCCCATCGAGACAACCGACGAGATCGGCGCCCTGGCGGAGTCCTTTAACGCGATGGCGGCGAGCCTCGAGCAGAAGACGACGGAGCTGGAGGAGAGCTACTTCGCAAGCATCGAGTCACTGGCGCGGGCGATCGACGCCCGCGACCCGTCGACGTTCGGCCATTCCAGGCGGGTCGCGGCCATCAGCCTGGAGATTGCCCAGGCGATGGGGATTGACGCGGAAAGCCGGAAGACGCTACGGCGCGCGGCCCTGCTGCACGACATCGGCAAGATCGGCATCGAGGACCGGGTGCTTCACAAGTCCGGCCCGCTGACCGATGACGAATGGGACAGCATGAAGCAGCATCCATTGATCGGCTACAAGATGCTTTCCGGACTGAACTACCTGAAGCCCAGCCTTCTGGGCGTCTTACACCACCACGAGCGCTGGGACGGAAAGGGCTTCCCCGCCGGACTCAAGGGTGCCGCGATTCCGACGCACATCCGGATCCTGAGCGTCGCCGACGCGCTCGACGCGATGACCTCGGACCGTCCCTACCGTAAAGGGCTGCCTTTCGAGGACGCGTTGGCGGAGATCCAGAATCGGGCGGGCACCCAGTTCGAGCCCGCGGCGTTCGAAGCGCTAATGAAGTGTGCATCGGCGGTTCGCGTGCTGCTGATGGAGAAGCCCTCCTCCGGCCAACCCACGGTCGACCTCGAATGGTTGGAGCGAAGCGCATGAGTCTCCAGTCACGGCTCCGCCGGCTCGCTGTGCCAGCTCTGTTAATGCCTTTCTTCTGGCTGGCGGCGCAGGTCGCCTCGGGGATTCCACCGTTGCATGTCATGTCCACAAGCGTGGATGGTCTTCAGCTCGCCGACTACCGCCAGGACCCGCTACAGATGCTGGGCATAGCTCCGTTGTCGGATCAGATCTACTCGGATGCCTATCGGGACGCCCTGAGTGGTCGGTCCGGGGTCTCATGGGTTTGGTATGGGGATGCGACACCAAATGGGCAAGTGACGGCAGCGGCGCCCTCAGGTGGTACATCGACGGGCCGCCCGGCTTTCTCCCCGTCGCCGTCGACGGCTGTGAGCTCTCCCATACCGACGGCGTCGCCGTCATCGAGCGCGACTCCGAGCGCATCTTCCACGCCCAACTCCACGGCTACGCCGACCGCAACGGCAAGCGTGATCGCCACGCCGAGCCCGACGGCAAGCGCCACCGCAAGCCCGACTGCAACACCGACTGCAATGCCAACCGCGACCGCTACCCCGATTCCGACCAGCAGCGGCACGTTCACGGGGCGGGTGATCGACTGGAGCACGAACGGCGGCATCCCCGGGGCCACGCTGACCCTGAGGCCGGGCGGTCCCATCACGACAACCGACTCAAACGGCTCATTCACCGAGTCCGTCCCGGCCGGGACCTACACCCTGGCGGTGAGCGCCAGCGGCTACCCTAGCCAGAGCCAGAGCATCAACATAAGGGCGGGCAGCAAGATGAGCGCGAGCATCTGGCTGGTGCCATCCGCTCAGGCCGGAAGCGTCCAGGGGACGGTCACCGATAGCGCCACCGGGCTTCCGATCGCCGGGGTGAGCCTGTACATCAATCAACCGGGAATCACCGTGTATACCGATGCGAATGGGAATTACAGCTTCACCGACCTGTCCGCCGGCAACAAGAGGGTCTCTGCCTCCGCCACAAACTACGCATCCATCAACTCCGGCTGCATCGTGACGGCCGGCAGCACAACGATCCTGAACATCAAGCTGGTCCATATATAGGCTGGTGACTGCTCCGCCCCTGCTAAGTCGCAAGGGCGCCGCAATCCTGACGCCGGGTTGCACGCGGTACCGCCCATTTTGGTTATCGCAACGCAGCGACCGTCAATAGAATTCGTAACGGGCGCCCTGAAGGCGAACATGCCCACGCGCATCTCTTTCCGATGCCGTCGCAGACAGACAGCCGGGTCATTCTGGACAGAAACGGCGCGGAAGCCCTCTTTGGGCAAGGGGACATACAGCTTCTGGAACATGGAGAGATACGCAGACTTCAGGGGTGCTTTGTTAGCGCCGAGGACCTGGACGGGTTCTTCGCGACTATGGAGAAGGCCGTCAGCAGCCGCCAGTTGAGCTTCTAGCCACCAGCGTTCATGGGCCAGGAGACGTCTCCCGGCCCTGTCGCATGCGGCGCTCCTCCTCCAGGGGCCGGCGTCGAAGACGAGCGGCTAGTGCGAAACACCCTCTGCTTCGGTGGGAGAACCGGCACCAGTGAGGACGCCTAATTCGGAAGGGCTGCCTAGCGAAACCAAGGCTGGGAGACGGGCGTGAGCCCCGACGAAGAGGCCCGGGGAAACTCGGGCCTCTCTTTCTTCTGGGCGGGTGTGGCCGAGCCCAAAGACGTCGTCATCTCCATCCTCGGCGCCTGTGCTGCGCTCGCGGGGTTTCATGCTCGTGTTCGTCGGCATCGTGCGGTCGCCCCATGCCCCCGAGTGATCCTCGACGCCGCCGACGCGGCCGAATTCGCGCAGACGCTGCAACTCCTCAGCTACCTGCATCAGGATCAGCTGGGCAGTACCCGATTCCTGACCGACGGAAGCGGCTCGACCGTGGCCACCTATGGCTACGACCCCTACGGCAACCTGACGGCCCTGACCGGCAACGTCGGGACGGCCATCGGATTTGCGGGCCAATATACGGATGCTGAAACGGGCTTCCAGTACCTGCAGGCGCGCTACTACGACCCGCTGACCGGTCAATTCGTCAGCAAAGATCCGATCACCTGGGCGACCGGACGTCCCTACGGGTATACGGCCGGCAACCCCACCAATTTCGTGGATCCAAGTGGCCTCGATCAGCTGCACGACATCTGGAACTTCCTGAGCAATTGGGCAACGCCGATTGGCCTGCTTGCCAGTGTTGCGAGCCTGGTCTTTGGCTTGATCCCGCCGCTCTTTGGGCTCTCGGTTTTCTTTGACCTCCTCAGCACCGCGATGAGCGTCGTGCAGGCCATCAACGATGCCGCGTCGGGGAATTGGTGGGAGGCCGCGATCGCGATCGCGGCGGGCATTGCGGGCAGCGCCGCGCTCTTCTTCAAATTGGCGGCCAAGGCCAAGGAGGCCGTGGCCGCCGCCCGGGAGGGCGTGAGCGTGATCGTTTACATCCGAACGGCGACGTTCTCGCTCCTGGCCGAATACGACATCGGAGGGATGGCGCGGCTGGCCTGGCAACTGGCGAAGGTCAAGGAGATCCGCTCTACGGTCATCTCCAAAGCCCTCGACGCGATTGGGGCTCTCCTCTGGGCGCTGCACAAGGCCACCGAACAGAGCCAGAGCAACCCGGCACCGTCCCCGCAACCGACACCGCAGCCACCGCCGGGCCCGGCGCCCGGTCCGCAGCCCGGACCCGCACCGGCGCCCGCGTGTTGAAATGAAGACATAGTGGTTCGCCGCGTCCTGCGCGCGATGGTTGGCCTGCGAAGTCAACCGTCGACGGACGAGGGGTTCGTCTTCTCGCTGATCGAGAACGGCTCGCTGGAGACCGTGGCCTTCGGCGGATGGATCGTCGCCTGGGCGGTGACCGGGGCGCTGCTGATCATCTCGGGCATGCTGGTCCACGCCTCGTCGATCACGCTCCGCAGGCAGGTCGTGACCGTGGCGGCAATCCTGATGGCGACCTCGGTCATGGGGGTCATCATCCACTTGATCCGCGCGGCGGTGGCCGTGACAGCCGGTCAGAGCCTGGCGGTGGAGAAGCGCCCAGCCAGCGGGTACGACCGTGCGGTCGCGTGGCGACCCCGAGCGGATTCGGGGGCGCAAATACCACTGGTGCTTGGCAAATACGTGATAGGCGATGCCTATGGGAGCCGCCCTGCATGGAGTGAGCTGGAGACCGTCACCTTCGGCACAACGTTGCATGATGAAACCTTGACCATGGCCATGTCGCAGACGGCAGCCAACAAGCGTAAGCCCGAGGGGAGGCGTGCGCGCGCGGTTCTGCTGCGAAGCGATGGGCGGGCGCTCGGCTGCCTCCCCGCCATCGACCTCGCCGAACCCTGGTGGATGGGAACCACCGACCTCCTGGCGGCCCTGCGGGAACGCTTCGGCCTCGACGGCATTGTGCTGCGTCTGGTCAGCGCGTCGACGACCCCCTTTGAGTCCGGTGCCGAAGTCACCTATGCGGTTGAGCTGATCGGAGAGCTTCCGCCGAGACTGCCGCTCGCGCATTGTGACCACCTCGTTCTCGGTGCAGATACCGATCCACGTCGCATGCCCTGGGCTCGGCTCGGAGGCGTGGCGGCAGATATCGGCTGGGCCGATCGCGAGCTGGGCAAGCTCGGGTGGCGGCGGACGGGCCCGGCGGCTCAGGTGCGCAGCTGGAACCTCTCGTTGCTGCTCCGGCTGCCAAGCGACCGAGGGATCATATGGCTGAAGCACGTCCCGCCCTTTCTCCGGCATGAGGGCTCCATCCTCAGGCTGGTCCATGACGCAGGGGCCAGTGTGCCCGCTGTGCTGGTGGCCGATGCACGGGCTGGTTTGGTTCTTCTCGACGACGTGCCCGGGGAGGATCAGTACTTTCCCGATGAGCAGCTGACGGTCCGCATGGTCGAGTCACTCGTGCACCTTCAGCGCCGGATGAGGTCACGTCGCGACGCCATCCTCGCCGCCGATGCTCCCGACTGGACCGGGGCAACGTTGCTGCGGGATGTGTCGCACCTGGCGGCTCGCGACGATGTCCGAGCGGAGCTCAATCCCGCCGAGCAGGTCGGCCTGGACCGGCTCCTCACCAGCATCCCGGCAAGGCTGGACGCGCTCTACGCAAGCGGTCTTGAGGACACGCTCGTCCATGGCGACTTCCATCCGGCCAACCACCGCTTCGACGGCCGCAAGCTTGTGCTGCTCGATTGGGGGGACAGCGGCATCGGTCACCCGCTCCTCGACATGACGTCATTCCTAAGATGGGTGCCGCCCGAGCGGCTTGATCGCGTTCGTGCCGCGTGGATTGCCGCTTGGAAGGACGCCTATCCGTCCGCCGACGTCTCGCGTGCCGCCGAGTTGATCCGACCCATCGCAGCCCTTCGCCTGGCGCTCATCTATAGGAGATTCCTCGATGGTATCGAGGAATCCGAGCAGATTTACCACCGTGATGATCCGGCTGCGTGGTTGCGACGGGCGATCGCCGTGGTGACTACGTAGGCCACTGCGCTAATAAGAACTGATAGAACGACCCCGAGCGGATTCGGGGGCGCAAATACCACCAGTCTTGCTCACATACGTTTGATATAGCCGCACACTAAAGTAGGCGGCCTGTTCGCTTGAGAGCAAGCCCAATCCCATCTGATTCAACACCATCAGCCTGCGCCGCCCTCCTTCATGGGAGGACAGAATCGCTGAACAGTTAGGAGCGGTCACTTTCGCTGAACGTCCACATCAGGACGCCTCTCAGTTGACAAACGCGCCGAAATGGAGTAGCACTCCAACCGAGAGGAGGAGGCTCGGTTTGACTGCCTCGTCGGGGCGGTCAGCAGGGGGAATCAAGGTTCGGTTCTGAGGTGCAGTGTCCTCGATGCGACCAGCTGAATCCGGCCAACGCCCGCTTCTGCCTGCTGTGCGGCGCGGGAATCAGCGTGGCCTGCGCCAATTGTGGAGCGGGACTACCGGCTGACGCAAAGTTCTGTCTCCAGTGCGGGCGGCCCGTTGCAGCGGCCACGCCTGCCGCCTACACACCCGCCCACTTAAAGGAGCGCATCATCGCAGCTCGGACCTCGATGGAGGCCGAGCGAAAGCAGGTGACCGTGCTCTTCTGTGACATCGTCAAGTCGAGCGCGCTGGCTGCCAAGCTCGGCGCCGAGGGCTTTCACGCGCTGGTCAACCGATTCTTTAAGGTTGGCCTCGACGCCGTCCACCGCTACGAGGGCACCGTCAACCAGTTCATGGGCGACGGCTTCATGGCGCTGTTCGGAGCGCCGATCGCGCACGAGGACCACGCACGCAGGGCTGCGCTCGCGGCCATCGAGATCCGCGATCGGGCCGAGGTCGATGTTCGGATAGGCATCAATAGCGGCGGCGTGGTCGTGGGCCCAATCGGCGACGATCTCTGGGTCGACTACTCCGCGTTCGGCGAAACTATCGTCCTCGCCGCGCGCCTGCAGGCAGCGGCCGAGCCGCGGCAGATCTTGATGAGCAACGCGACCGCTCACAGCGTGCGCGGCTACATCACCGTCGCGGCGGCGCCCGAGGTTCGGGTCAAGGAGCGCAGCGTCCAGCCCGTCAGGGTTATCGGGATCGGTCCGAGGACTTCACCGCTGGAACTGCCTGAGCTGGCGCTATCGCCCTTTGTCGGTCGCGACCGGGAGATTGCCGTCCTCCAAGAAGCGCTACGCATGGCATCCGCGGCGGGCGGTCAGATTGTCGGTCTCGTCGGCGAGCCAGGACTTGGAAAGTCTCGGGTCGTGCTGGAGTTTGCAAGGGAGGCCGCCGCCAACGCGACGATCCTGGAAGGTCGGTGCCTTTCCTTCGGCAGCCGCTTTGCATATCTGCCGCTCCTCGAAATCGTTCGACGGATCTGCGACCTGGGGGTTACCGATGACGACGATACTGTCGAGGCTAAGCTCCGCAGCTCCCTTGCGCTATTCGGTCTCGACCAGCATTACATTCCGTTTCTGCTCAACGGGCTGAATGTGCCGCTGCGCCAATCGGAGCTGAAGGACCTCGACCGGCCAACCATCAAAGGGCAGACATTCCGAGCCATGCGCGATCTCCTTGTTGCGACCGCGAAACGGCGTCCGCTCGTCCTCGTTATCGAGGACCTTCACTGGGTGGACCCCACCACGGGCGAGTTCCTGGCTCTGTTCAGTGAGGAAATTGAAACGACGCCAATCCTGCTCGTCGGCACCTTTCGCCCGGGCTACAAACCACCCTGGTCGGACAAGTCGTTCGCCAGGCAGGAGGTACTTTACCCATTGGATGCGACGGCAAGCGAGCACATTGTCCGAACCATCCTCGGCACTGACGGCCAATCCGTTTCCCAGATCGTGGCGCGTGGCGAAGGCAACCCCTTCTTCCTGGAAGAACTGTCGCGGTCGGTGCTGGACAAAGTGGCAGACGAGATGCCGAGCGTGCCGCACAGTGTGCATGACGTGCTGGCGGCGCGCATCGACCGCCTCAGCGAGGGGCATAAGCGGGCCCTGCAGCTAGCCGCGGTGATCGGACGGGAGTTCACCCTCGAGGTCATGGACTCCGTTTGGGACGGGCAGGATGGGCCGGCGGCACATCTTCAAGAGCTCAAGCGCCTGGAGTTCGTTCGTGAGCAGCCGGATGCGGAGCAACGCACCTTCATGTTCAAACATGCGCTTACCCAGGAGGTGGCTTACGACGGGCTGCTCGAAGCCCAGCGGCAGAAATTGCACGAAGCGGTAGGAAAGGCACTTGAACATATCTACGGCGACCGCGCCGGAGAGCACGCCGAGCTACTCGCGCACCATTACCAGCGAAGTGCCAACACCGAACGAGCCGTGCACTACCTGCTACTAGCGAACCGGATCGCGGACCGGCGCAATGCACTCGACGAAGCCTACGAGTATTACCGGGCAGCAAAGGAGCTCCTGGAAAAACTCCCTGATACGGAAGCCAACCGGCGCAGACTTCTAAAACTGTTCGTCGAACAGACGAGGGAATACCACTTCCGCTTCCGCAACCAGGAGTATTACGACTTGCTGACGGCCCACGAGCCGATGGTGCTATCGCTCGGAGATGAGAGCCTTCTCGGCGCCTTCTATGGGCAGCTCGGACACCGCGAACTCGCGATGCTTTTCGACTACAAGCGGGTAGAAAGAACGCTGCAGCATGCCCTCGAGCTCTGTGTACGCTCCGGCAATGTTCGTGACGCGATCTTCGCCGAGGCGGTTCTTGTCTGGCCGATCACGCTGCTCGGTGAGTATGAGCGGGCGCTAGCCCATCGAGAGAAGGCCCGCAAGCTTCTTGAATCGTCTTACGAGTCGTTTCCAATCGATGTTTCGCACGGCGGCGCCTGCCTTTTGCACGTCGCTCGAGGGGACTGGACGGCGGCCCTAGCTGAAGCCGACGCCGGCATCGCGATCGGCCGAGAACGATCAGACATTACGATCATTTCCTTCAATTACTGGATGAAGAGCCATATTCAGGCCGAGCAGGGCGACTGGGCGGGCGCGCTCGAATCAGGACAGGCGAGTATGGAAGCAG belongs to Candidatus Dormiibacterota bacterium and includes:
- a CDS encoding carboxypeptidase-like regulatory domain-containing protein; this encodes MSASIWLVPSAQAGSVQGTVTDSATGLPIAGVSLYINQPGITVYTDANGNYSFTDLSAGNKRVSASATNYASINSGCIVTAGSTTILNIKLVHI
- a CDS encoding RHS repeat-associated core domain-containing protein encodes the protein MSPDEEARGNSGLSFFWAGVAEPKDVVISILGACAALAGFHARVRRHRAVAPCPRVILDAADAAEFAQTLQLLSYLHQDQLGSTRFLTDGSGSTVATYGYDPYGNLTALTGNVGTAIGFAGQYTDAETGFQYLQARYYDPLTGQFVSKDPITWATGRPYGYTAGNPTNFVDPSGLDQLHDIWNFLSNWATPIGLLASVASLVFGLIPPLFGLSVFFDLLSTAMSVVQAINDAASGNWWEAAIAIAAGIAGSAALFFKLAAKAKEAVAAAREGVSVIVYIRTATFSLLAEYDIGGMARLAWQLAKVKEIRSTVISKALDAIGALLWALHKATEQSQSNPAPSPQPTPQPPPGPAPGPQPGPAPAPAC
- a CDS encoding aminoglycoside phosphotransferase family protein, whose translation is MVRRVLRAMVGLRSQPSTDEGFVFSLIENGSLETVAFGGWIVAWAVTGALLIISGMLVHASSITLRRQVVTVAAILMATSVMGVIIHLIRAAVAVTAGQSLAVEKRPASGYDRAVAWRPRADSGAQIPLVLGKYVIGDAYGSRPAWSELETVTFGTTLHDETLTMAMSQTAANKRKPEGRRARAVLLRSDGRALGCLPAIDLAEPWWMGTTDLLAALRERFGLDGIVLRLVSASTTPFESGAEVTYAVELIGELPPRLPLAHCDHLVLGADTDPRRMPWARLGGVAADIGWADRELGKLGWRRTGPAAQVRSWNLSLLLRLPSDRGIIWLKHVPPFLRHEGSILRLVHDAGASVPAVLVADARAGLVLLDDVPGEDQYFPDEQLTVRMVESLVHLQRRMRSRRDAILAADAPDWTGATLLRDVSHLAARDDVRAELNPAEQVGLDRLLTSIPARLDALYASGLEDTLVHGDFHPANHRFDGRKLVLLDWGDSGIGHPLLDMTSFLRWVPPERLDRVRAAWIAAWKDAYPSADVSRAAELIRPIAALRLALIYRRFLDGIEESEQIYHRDDPAAWLRRAIAVVTT
- a CDS encoding AAA family ATPase; this translates as MEAERKQVTVLFCDIVKSSALAAKLGAEGFHALVNRFFKVGLDAVHRYEGTVNQFMGDGFMALFGAPIAHEDHARRAALAAIEIRDRAEVDVRIGINSGGVVVGPIGDDLWVDYSAFGETIVLAARLQAAAEPRQILMSNATAHSVRGYITVAAAPEVRVKERSVQPVRVIGIGPRTSPLELPELALSPFVGRDREIAVLQEALRMASAAGGQIVGLVGEPGLGKSRVVLEFAREAAANATILEGRCLSFGSRFAYLPLLEIVRRICDLGVTDDDDTVEAKLRSSLALFGLDQHYIPFLLNGLNVPLRQSELKDLDRPTIKGQTFRAMRDLLVATAKRRPLVLVIEDLHWVDPTTGEFLALFSEEIETTPILLVGTFRPGYKPPWSDKSFARQEVLYPLDATASEHIVRTILGTDGQSVSQIVARGEGNPFFLEELSRSVLDKVADEMPSVPHSVHDVLAARIDRLSEGHKRALQLAAVIGREFTLEVMDSVWDGQDGPAAHLQELKRLEFVREQPDAEQRTFMFKHALTQEVAYDGLLEAQRQKLHEAVGKALEHIYGDRAGEHAELLAHHYQRSANTERAVHYLLLANRIADRRNALDEAYEYYRAAKELLEKLPDTEANRRRLLKLFVEQTREYHFRFRNQEYYDLLTAHEPMVLSLGDESLLGAFYGQLGHRELAMLFDYKRVERTLQHALELCVRSGNVRDAIFAEAVLVWPITLLGEYERALAHREKARKLLESSYESFPIDVSHGGACLLHVARGDWTAALAEADAGIAIGRERSDITIISFNYWMKSHIQAEQGDWAGALESGQASMEAAPTDYFRGFAQLMIARALCHTGQPEQGLQIQVGLIAMLERVRHLLGWLYFSPGLVEDLIAAGARDDAIALLDRIEDAATRGPAPLFAGKCRRLRAELSQLPAVKLREGLTELRRIGAENEVARSLVTLARLEAQAGHRDAALAAKEEAHSIFERLGTVVEQASLVLES